A section of the Telopea speciosissima isolate NSW1024214 ecotype Mountain lineage chromosome 3, Tspe_v1, whole genome shotgun sequence genome encodes:
- the LOC122656025 gene encoding cytochrome b-c1 complex subunit Rieske-4, mitochondrial-like, with product MLRAAGRRLSFVSWRPNQTASAIVSKNLIGGDSPSDEFYFRSAFRDAAKGFACESSSLTPRHDGLGMISDDHLPPTVASVKNPTPKIVYDEYNHERLPPGAGDPEKKAFAYLVLAGGRFIYASLIRLLILKFVMSMSPSKDVLALSSLEADISGIEPGSTVSVKWRGKPVFIKHRTKEDIKLANSVDLRYLRHPEEDSERVKKPEWLVVIGVCTHLGCIPLPNAGDYGGWFCPCHGSHYDTSGRVRKGPAPYNLVVPPHIFLDETKLLIGVA from the exons ATGTTGAGAGCTGCGGGGAGGAGACTTTCTTTTGTGTCATGGCGGCCTAACCAGACAGCTTCGGCAATTGTCTCCAAGAATTTGATCGGCGGAGATTCCCCCTCGGATGAATTCTACTTCAGATCGGCATTTCGTGATGCGGCTAAAG GGTTTGCTTGTGAATCATCATCACTTACTCCAAGACATGATGGACTTGGGATGATATCAGATGATCACCTTCCACCAACCGTAGCTTCTGTGAAGAATCCGACCCCAAAGATTGTTTACGATGAGTACAACCATGAGCGTTTGCCTCCAGGTGCAGGTGATCCTGAAAAGAAGGCATTTGCCTATTTGGTGTTAGCAGGTGGGAGATTTATATATGCATCACTGATTAGGCTCTTGATCCTCAAATTCGTGATGAGTATGTCTCCAAGCAAGGATGTTCTCGCACTTTCCTCACTGGAGGCTGATATCTCAGGAATTGAGCCGGGGAGTACTGTGAGTGTGAAGTGGCGTGGGAAGCCAGTGTTTATAAAGCATAGAACAAAAGAGGACATTAAGCTGGCAAACAGTGTGGACTTGAGATATCTGAGGCATCCAGAGGAGGACTCAGAAAGGGTTAAGAAGCCAGAATGGCTTGTTGTAATAGGGGTGTGTACACATCTGGGTTGCATCCCATTACCAAATGCTGGGGACTATGGAGGGTGGTTTTGCCCATGCCATGGCTCCCACTATGACACATCAGGCAGGGTACGCAAGGGCCCTGCACCCTACAACCTGGTGGTACCTCCTCACATCTTCTTGGATGAGACCAAGCTACTCATTGGAGTTGCCTGA
- the LOC122655538 gene encoding floricaula/leafy homolog 1-like, whose amino-acid sequence MDPNAFSATLFKWDPTRGTAPPPHRLLEMMVAPQSYGTCTRTQRDVGGLDVFFQAYGVRYYTAAKISELGFTVSTLLDMKDEELEDMMTSLSQIFRWDLLVGEIYGIKSAIRAERRRLLLLLEDEESRRRHYHHHHLLPLDATNALDTLSQEGLSKEPMQQEKEQRQRRKKRAASTKSATTTIGDKEEEVEEEGNDEEEKGRVVVERQREHPFMVTLPGEVARGKKNGIDYLFHLYEQCRDFLIHVQNIAMDRGEKCPTKVTNQVFRYAKKAGASYINKPKMRHYVHCYALHCLDEEASNALRRAFKEKGENVGAWRQACYQPLVVMASHQGWDIDSIFNSHPRLSIWYVPTKLRQLCHANRSGVNANTATSASAGASITSTAQPSF is encoded by the exons ATGGATCCCAACGCTTTCTCGGCGACTCTATTCAAATGGGACCCAACAAGAGGGACTGCTCCACCGCCTCACCGGTTGCTGGAAATGATGGTGGCTCCCCAATCgtacggtacttgtacaaggacgcAGAGGGATGTGGGAGGACTGGACGTGTTCTTCCAGGCGTACGGGGTCCGCTACTACACTGCGGCCAAGATATCTGAGCTAGGGTTCACGGTGAGTACACTCCTCGACATGAAAGACGAAGAGCTGGAGGATATGATGACTAGCCTCTCCCAAATCTTCCGGTGGGACCTCCTCGTCGGGGAGATTTACGGCATCAAGTCCGCTATCAGAGCCGAGCGTCGacgcctcctcctcctcctcgaagATGAAGAGTCCCGGCGCcgccactaccatcatcatcacctccTCCCACTTGACGCTACCAACGCTCTCGATACCCTCTCCCAGGAAG GATTGTCGAAGGAGCCAATGCAACAAGAGAAGGAGCAGCGGCAGCGGCGAAAGAAGAGGGCGGCGTCGACCAAGAGTGCTACTACTACGATAggggacaaagaagaagaagtggaagaggaGGGGAACGatgaggaagagaaaggaagagtagtaGTGGAGAGACAGCGAGAGCACCCGTTCATGGTGACATTGCCTGGTGAGGTAGCTCGGGGCAAGAAGAACGGCATCGATTATCTCTTCCACCTCTACGAGCAGTGCCGTGATTTCTTGATCCATGTTCAGAATATCGCCATGGATCGTGGTGAAAAATGCCCCACCAAG gTGACGAACCAGGTGTTCAGGTATGCGAAGAAGGCAGGAGCAAGCTACATAAACAAACCTAAAATGAGGCACTACGTCCACTGCTACGCGTTGCACTGCCTGGACGAAGAGGCATCGAATGCCCTGAGGCGAGCATtcaaagagaaaggagaaaacgTAGGAGCTTGGAGGCAGGCTTGCTACCAGCCCCTCGTCGTCATGGCATCCCACCAAGGTTGGGACATCGACTCCATCTTCAACTCCCACCCTCGCCTCTCCATCTGGTATGTCCCCACCAAGCTCCGTCAGCTCTGTCATGCCAACCGCAGTGGGGTCAATGCCAATACTGCTACCTCTGCTTCTGCTGGGGCTAGCATCACCTCTACTGCTCAGCCTTCCTTTTAA
- the LOC122655537 gene encoding glycine--tRNA ligase, mitochondrial 1-like yields MDASEETLRRAMIDKQAAVDAQGNSVRDLKASGAAKAEIDVAVEALNALKLEKSSIEKQLQAAITGGSGASSLSRDAFRQAVVNTLERRLFYIPSFKIYRGVAGLYDYGPPGCAVKANVLAFWRQHFVLEENMLEVDCPCVTPETVLKASGHVDKFTDLMVKDEKTGTCYRADHLLKDFCKEKLEKDLSMHAEKAAEMKNILAILDDLSAEELGAKIKEYGIVAPDTKNPLSDPYPFNLMFQTSIGPSGLIPGYMRPETAQGIFVNFKDLYYFNGNKLPFAAAQIGQAFRNEISPRQGLLRVREFTLAEIEHFVDPEDKSHPKFGDIAHLEFLMFPRKEQTSGQSAKRMRIGDAVSEGIVNNQTLGYFIGRVYLFLTQLGIDEERLRFRQHLGNEMAHYAADCWDAEIESSYGWIECVGIADRSAYDLRAHSEKSGVPLVAHEKFSEPREVEKLVIAPVKKELGLAFKGNQKNVVEALEVMDEKEAMEMKSTLESKGEVEFHVCTLGKAVTIKKNMVTISKEKKKEHQRAFTPSVIEPSFGIGRIIYCLFEHSFYTRPSKAGDEQLNVFRFLPLVAPIKCTVFPLVQNQQYEAVAKQISVSLTAVAISHRIDITGTSIGKRYARTDELGVPLAITVDSTSSVTIRERDSKDQIRVSVEAVPSVVKEVTDGSSTWTDVLWRFPAHSNVSTDE; encoded by the exons ATGGACGCTTCTGAAGAAACCCTACGGAGAGCTATGATTGATAAACAAGCTGCCGTTGATGCCCAGGGGAACTCCGTCAGGGATCTAAAGGCTTCCGGTGCGGCGAAGGCTGAGATCGATGTAGCAGTGGAAGCACTAAACGCCTTGAAGTTGGAGAAATCTTCCATTGAAAAGCAGCTTCAAGCTGCCATCACTGGTGGCAGTGGCGCTAGCTCTCTCAGCAGGGATGCTTTCCGTCAAGCCGTTGTCAATACGTTGGAGCGGCGGCTCTTCTACATCCCGTCTTTCAAGATCTATCGAGGTGTTGCTGGTTTATACGATTATGGTCCCCCTGGTTGTGCGGTTAAGGCTAATGTCCTTGCTTTCTGGCGTCAA CATTTTGTCCTGGAGGAGAACATGTTGGAAGTGGATTGTCCATGTGTCACACCAGAAACTGTGCTGAAGGCATCTGGTCATGTAGATAAGTTTACAGACCTCATGGTCAAGGATGAAAAGACAGGAACTTGCTACAGGGCTGATCACTTGCTCAAAGATTTTtgcaaggagaagcttgaaaaAGACCTGAGTATGCATGCAGAGAAGGCAGCAGAGATGAAAAACATTCTTGCAATTCTCGATGATCTCTCTGCTGAAGAATTGGGGGCAAAGATCAAGGAATATGGTATAGTTGCTCCGGATACTAAGAACCCTCTTTCAGATCCTTATCCATTTAACTTGATGTTTCAAACATCGATTGGCCCATCTGGCTTGATACCTGG ATATATGCGCCCTGAAACAGCACAAGGCATTTTTGTTAACTTCAAGGACTTGTACTATTTTAATGGAAACAAGCTTCCTTTTGCTGCTGCACAGATTGGTCAAGCTTTTAGAAATGAG ATATCTCCTCGCCAAGGTCTTCTAAGGGTTCGTGAATTCACCTTGGCAGAGATTGAGCACTTTGTGGATCCTGAAGACAAATCTCATCCAAAGTTTGGTGATATTGCACACTTGGAGTTCTTGATGTTCCCAAGGAAAGAACAAACTTCTGGACAGTCTGCAAAGAGAATGCGCATTGGTGATGCAGTTTCTGAG GGAATTGTCAACAATCAAACACTCGGCTACTTCATCGGAAGAGTATACCTATTCCTTACTCAACTGGGAATTGATGAAGAACGGTTGCGTTTCCGTCAGCACTTGGGAAATGAGATGGCCCACTATGCTGCAGATTGTTGGGATGCGGAGATTGAGTCCTCCTACGGCTGGATTGAGTGTGTTGGTATTGCAGACAGATCTGCATATGACTTACGTGCTCACTCA GAGAAAAGTGGTGTTCCTCTTGTAGCTCATGAAAAGTTTTCAGAACCCAGGGAAGTGGag AAACTGGTCATAGCCCCAGTGAAGAAGGAACTAGGTCTTGCGTTCAAGGGTAATCAAAAGAATGTTGTTGAGGCTTTGGAG GTCATGGATGAAAAAGAAGCTATGGAAATGAAATCCACTTTGGAATCCAAGGGGGAGGTGGAGTTCCATGTGTGTACTCTTGGGAAAGCTGTCACTATTAAGAAGAACATGGTGACAATAtctaaggagaagaaaaaggaacacCAACGGGCTTTCACACCTTCAGTGATTGAGCCATCATTTGGCATTGGGCGAATAATCTACTGCCTATTTGAGCATTCCTTCTACACAAGGCCAAGTAAAGCCGGAGATGAGCAGTTGAATGTATTCCGCTTTCTTCCTCTTGTTGCTCCTATCAAGTGCACAGTTTTCCCACTTGTGCAGAACCAGCAATATGAAGCAGTTGCCAAACAGATCTCTGTGTCACTGACTGCGGTTGCGATCTCACATAGGATTGACATTACAG GTACATCTATTGGGAAAAGATACGCTAGAACAGATGAACTTGGTGTACCCTTGGCTATCACTGTTGATTCAACATCTTCGGTTACAATTCGAGAAAGAGACAGCAAGGATCAAATTCGTGTAAGTGTAGAGGCTGTACCTTCTGTTGTCAAAGAAGTGACTGATGGATCAAGCACTTGGACGGATGTGTTGTGGAGATTCCCAGCTCATTCGAATGTGTCCACCGATGAGTAA
- the LOC122656826 gene encoding E3 ubiquitin-protein ligase ORTHRUS 2-like, which yields MATTQQRQLPCDGDDICMLCRNKPADEDKLICNTCVTPWHLSCLSARPETLASAYQWECPDCAPAAGDVSAPTVGVPLLSGVSDTSTDLISSIRAIEADESLTVQEKARKRQELMTRGCRSPDLDDAKLKKNRKKNDVLGLFDESLNCSFCMQLLERPVTTPCGHNFCLKCFQKWVGQGKRTCVKCRRTIPDKMASQPRINSALVVAIRMAKVSNLTDQPGPLKVYHFMHNQDRPDKAFTTERAKKTGKANACSGKIFVTVPPDHFGPILAENDPIRKQGVSVGESWEDRMECRQWGTHLPHVAGIAGQADYGAQSVALSGGYEDDEDHGEWFLYTGSGGRDLSGNKRTNKLQSFDQEFKNMNESLRVSCKKGYPVRVVRSHKEKRSSYAPETGVRYDGVYRIEKCWRKVGIQGMKVCRYLFVRCDNEPAPWTSDEHGDCPRPLPSIPELKAAKDVTERKESPHWDYDEEDGCWKWKKPPPSSRKKQVATGSPGEIKKMRAAIRQAKRMTAKDKLLKEFSCLICRNVMTLPLTTPCAHNFCKPCLENVFVGQTFVKERTRQGGRTLRARKNIMKCPSCSNDISDFLQNPQVNRDVMNVIETLKNKSEEEASKMMRKMRREN from the exons ATGGCGACAACGCAGCAACGGCAACTCCCTTGCGATGGAGATGATATTTGTATGTTGTGCAGGAATAAGCCTGCGGACGAGGATAAACTCATATGCAATACCTGCGTTACGCCTTGGCATCTCAGCTGTCTATCCGCTCGCCCTGAAACCCTAGCTTCCGCTTATCAGTGGGAATGTCCCGACTGTGCTCCGGCCGCAGGCGATGTTTCGGCTCCTACTGTTGGAGTTCCCTTGTTATCTGGCGTTTCGGATACATCCACCGATCTGATCTCTTCGATTCGAGCTATCGAGGCCGACGAATCTCTGACGGTGCAGGAGAAAGCGAGGAAACGGCAGGAGCTTATGACCAGAGGCTGTCGGTCGCCGGATCTCGATGATGCCAAGttgaagaagaataggaagaagaatgaTGTCCTTGGCCTTTTCGATGAAAGCTTGAACTGCTCGTTTTGTATGCAGTTGCTGGAAAGACCTGTGACG ACACCTTGTGGCCACAATTTCTGTTTGAAGTGCTTCCAGAAATGGGTGGGTCAGGGGAAGCGTACCTGTGTGAAGTGCCGTCGAACCATTCCGGACAAGATGGCGAGCCAACCTCGTATCAACTCGGCGCTCGTTGTTGCCATACGTATGGCCAAAGTGTCAAATTTGACCGACCAACCTGGGCCCCTGAAAGTCTACCATTTTATGCACAATCAAGACAGACCTGATAAGGCATTCACTACAGAACGGGCAAAGAAGACTGGAAAGGCTAATGCATGTAGTGGTAAGATCTTTGTTACGGTTCCGCCTGATCATTTCGGGCCAATCCTTGCAGAGAATGACCCCATCAGGAAGCAGGGTGTATCGGTGGGGGAGTCTTGGGAGGATCGTATGGAATGCCGGCAATGGGGAACCCACCTTCCGCATGTTGCAGGGATTGCTGGTCAAGCAGATTATGGTGCTCAGTCAGTAGCACTTTCCGGAGGCTACGAAGATGATGAGGATCATGGCGAGTGGTTCCTGTACACAGGGAG TGGTGGAAGAGATTTGAGTGGGAATAAGCGCACAAACAAGCTGCAATCCTTTGATCAGGAGTTCAAAAATATGAATGAATCTCTTCGTGTCAGCTGCAAGAAGGGATATCCAGTTCGAGTTGTGAG GTCCCACAAAGAGAAACGATCATCTTATGCTCCAGAAACTGGAGTGCGGTATGACGGTGTTTATAGGATTGAAAAATGTTGGCGTAAAGTTGGAATTCAG GGTATGAAGGTTTGCAGATATCTGTTTGTTCGCTGTGACAATGAACCTGCACCTTGGACAAG TGATGAGCATGGAGACTGCCCAAGACCTCTTCCTTCAATTCCTGAGCTTAAGGCAGCAAAGGATGTTACGGAAAGGAAAGAAAGCCCACATTGGGATTATGAT GAGGAAGATGGTTGTTGGAAATGGAAGAAGCCACCACCATCCAGCAGAAAGAAACAAGTGGCCACTGGAAGTCCaggagaaataaagaagatgagggCGGCTATTAGGCAAGCAAAGAGAATGACAGCAAAGGATAAGCTCCTAAAAG AATTCAGCTGTCTGATATGTCGTAATGTGATGACTCTTCCACTTACAactccttgtgctcataatttTTGCAAGCCTTGCTTGGAGAATGTGTTTGTTGGCCAGACTTTTGTAAAGGAGAGGACACGTCAGGGTGGGCGGACACTTAGGGCACGGAAGAATATTATGAAATGCCCATCTTGCTCAAATGACATTTCTGATTTCCTTCAAAACCCACAG GTCAATAGAGACGTGATGAATGTTATTGAGACTCTCAAAAATAAGAGTGAGGAGGAGGCGTCTAAA ATGATGCGGAAGATGCGCAGAGAAAACTGA